Within the Fusarium keratoplasticum isolate Fu6.1 chromosome 1, whole genome shotgun sequence genome, the region TTCCTTGAGGATCACCGGACCGGTTCTGCACTTTCGCCTTCGGGGCTGATGGCGTATCCGACATGCTGTGTCTGTTCCTCTGAGGTTAGTCACTTTTTCCATAGATCATGAGCTGGGTTGATATGGCTAACTGGAAGTAGGCAAACTGGCAAGCGAAGCGCATTGGTGCGCACCGATATCTTGAGTGCTCGGCTGCCACCGGTCAAGGCATGAGAGAGGTGTTTGAAGATTCGACTAGAGAGGCGGCGAGACGAGTTCTTGGGGAGGAGAgtcaggaagaagagattgCTGCGCCCAAGAAGAGACGGCGATTCTTCTGAGGCGGGTGTTGGTCAAATGTGCACAATCATAAGAGACTGGGCTTTGACCATGGTATTTCATTGATGACTAGAGCTTGGTATTGTTGGAGGCATCGCATCACCTGGAAGAATGTTAGTGATTCACGCACTAGCATTTACCTTTTTGGAGTTTTCCATGTACGGTAAATAGTCTGAATGCTTGATTGAGAATCAATTCTTGTTCTTAAATGGTCCTTTAATTGAATAATTCAGGGTAAGCCCATTCAGCCAGTCAAATAGCCCTGAACTTGGCTTACATTTCCCATTTTGGCCCGTGCTTGAGCCACATGAATCCACTCTTAACCTCACTTTGTGCCTCAGAGCACATGCTTTTTGCCGAGCCTGGAGACATCGTGTCATTGCTTTCTTGGAACAATGGAAACCTATTCTTGATCCCTTTTTGAGGATATTCGTGCAGAGAAATCCATGAGGTATAAATTCCTACCTTTCTCTTGATGTTGACAtgtcctttttcttcttcaaccttgaTCCTTGTACTGACCACTTGTCCTCGAAACAACAGTCGCATATAAGTCAACCGATCTACACTCGTCACCAGGTAACGACTGCAGCATCTAGCCAAGATGATGTCCACCGAGTCCCTGAAGCTTCTGGCCTCAATCGtcgccgccctcctcggcgtcaGCATCGGCCTCTTGATCTGCTTCCCAGCCGAGAATGTCCTGTTCCTGCTCCATCTGCTCTTTTTCGTCGGgctcatcgtcttcctcaCGGTGAGCCTCTCCTTAACCTTTTTCTGAACCACGTAGCGTTCCCTGACTCAAGTGAATTCAAGGCTCGCAGCGTTCAGCTCACCCTCCGTCgccatgctgctgctggcaaGCAGGTTGGACGTggtcatcttcgtcgtcgtaATGTCGACTATCACCTCTTTGTTCTCGGCTCTGGTGGACACACCAAGGAGATgctcatgatgatggatgatggattcTGCAACTTTTCCAACTTTCACCGTCGCTACCTGATTACCGCTGGGGATCTCAACTCCATCTACCAAGTCGCCGAGTACGAAACTGACCTCGAACTTTTGTGCATCCGGGAGGGCAAGGACGCTGGAACCTCCGACAGCCGGTTCGTCGCTCGCGCTCGTCGCGTTCATCAGTCTCTGTGGTCGACTCCCTTTTCCGCCCTGCGCAGCATGCTGGAAATCATCCCCGCCCTTCTCACGCCCCCCAAGAACGACGTCGGCGCCAAGCTTCGATACCCTACCTGCATCTTCTCCAACGGCCCCGCCACCGGCTTCTTTGTCGGACTGGCTGTTAATCTTCTCAAGATGTTTTACGTCGTGCCCGAGGACTCGATGAAGTTTGTCTACATTGAGTCGTGGGCCCGCATCTCGACCCTGAGCCTCACCGGGAAGCTCTTCTACTACACCGGCATCGCTGATGTCCTGGTCGTGCAGCACGCCGAGGTTGCTGCCAAGTACGGGATTGAGAATGCTGGGGAGATGGTGTTTAACGCCCGGCGCCCTGATATCTGAGATGGAAAGGGATTGTGCTCAAGGGGGTTTCGAGAAGGGGAGGTCTGAGATGAAGAGGTCTAAAATGGGAAGGGTTCGCACCTAGGGGTTCATGGAACATGCGTGAATCTTGATTCTCGTACATAGACAGTAATTTTTACATGGTTTGTGTACATGACGGGTATCATCCGCCCTCTCTGCATCAGCGACCTCAGATCGCCACCTTGTCCGTCTCGGCGGTGGCATCCGCCTCGGCAGCAATGTCCTCCCCGCCggcgccctcctcctcgaggccgaagcTCTCAATCTCCGAGTTGCGACGGGCCTCGGTGCGCTCCGTCTCCTTGCCAGCCCAGAGCTTCCAGTTCTCAAACTCGCGGTCCTCGAGGCCGTGCGAGACGTCGATGCGAGTCTTGCCAAAGTAGGCTCCCACGTGCcgggcctcctcgacggccaCGCGCTTCTCgatctcctcttcctggcGGAGACGGTAGAACTCGCGGCGGGTGACATCGTAGGCCTTGCGCTCGCTGATGTTTTCGTTCTCCATGAGCCACATCTGGCGTTGAACGACGCTATGGTGGGGTTAGTTTGTCTAACGTGAGTTGTATAGAGTCCATCGACTTACCACTCTCCTGTCAAGGGGATGCCGGGCTGCTTCAAGCCCTTGCTCCAATCGCAACGCTGATAGTCCTTTCCATCCAACTCCATGATGATACGAGGCCTTGCGAGCTCCCAGGGGTGGTCTTTGTAGAAGGTGGTTCGTAGCGCATCCTCGAGGTACCTTATCCGCTGCGGGCGGAAGatgttcttgggcttggtggcTCTGGGGTTTGGTGCTCGGTGTCGGGGAGGGATGGTTCGGACGAGGGTCTCCGAGGGAGGGACCGTCTGCATGATGTTATACCATGGCGGCGTAGCGACGGACTtttggccgaggaggctgtGGTTGAGTTCCTCGGTGACGGTCTGGAAGACCCTCGCGGGGCGGATCTGTCTGCCTCCCATGGCCAATTTCTGGGATATGGGTTAGCAGGTGAAATGAAAGGTCATTAAATGCATCATCTTCAGCTTACAGGGTCAATTGGCGCTCTACAACGGGAGTGGGTTGCGATGTCGCGGCTCTATGCTCAGCGTGGTGGTGTGGTGGTGGAAATTTTGGAGATCGGCCAATCTTAACGCCGATAATGCGGGATGCCGGCAAGCTTGGCGCGAATCCGCCCCCGATCTGTTAGCAAAAAATCATCCCGGAAAAAGGTCCCGCTAAGAAACAAGCCTCTCATCCCACCACGAGAGAGATTGGATTGCCGACCTCCATTCTCTCACCCCTTCTCTGCTTCCAATTCCCATCCTTCCGGCTTCCTCTGCCTCGAGTGCCGCGGCTACACACCGAGGTCGCACCATcatgaggaggagctcatgAAAATCTCCAGTCGAGTAGACGGCTCCGTCTGTGCGGTGCTCTCGAACCGACCGTCGGCCAGGCTTGCCGCCCCGACcgtgagga harbors:
- a CDS encoding UDP-N-acetylglucosamine transferase subunit ALG14; its protein translation is MMSTESLKLLASIVAALLGVSIGLLICFPAENVLFLLHLLFFVGLIVFLTARSVQLTLRRHAAAGKQVGRGHLRRRNVDYHLFVLGSGGHTKEMLMMMDDGFCNFSNFHRRYLITAGDLNSIYQVAEYETDLELLCIREGKDAGTSDSRFVARARRVHQSLWSTPFSALRSMLEIIPALLTPPKNDVGAKLRYPTCIFSNGPATGFFVGLAVNLLKMFYVVPEDSMKFVYIESWARISTLSLTGKLFYYTGIADVLVVQHAEVAAKYGIENAGEMVFNARRPDI
- a CDS encoding 37S ribosomal protein S25, mitochondrial yields the protein MGGRQIRPARVFQTVTEELNHSLLGQKSVATPPWYNIMQTVPPSETLVRTIPPRHRAPNPRATKPKNIFRPQRIRYLEDALRTTFYKDHPWELARPRIIMELDGKDYQRCDWSKGLKQPGIPLTGECVVQRQMWLMENENISERKAYDVTRREFYRLRQEEEIEKRVAVEEARHVGAYFGKTRIDVSHGLEDREFENWKLWAGKETERTEARRNSEIESFGLEEEGAGGEDIAAEADATAETDKVAI